One segment of Sphingomonas telluris DNA contains the following:
- a CDS encoding Fur family transcriptional regulator — protein sequence MAAHQHHLHEGESLKAAARQHLTSRGEQWTDMRAAVFDALSGFNRPASAYDIAEAVSNEQGRRVAANSVYRILDLFVGANLARRVESANAYVANAHPDCLHDCIFLICDSCGQAVHIDDDSLSGGVRKAAESAGFSNQRPVIEVRGTCGDCGDGNS from the coding sequence ATGGCCGCTCATCAGCACCATCTTCACGAAGGCGAGTCGCTCAAGGCAGCTGCCCGCCAGCACCTGACGAGCCGCGGCGAGCAGTGGACCGACATGCGTGCCGCCGTGTTCGACGCTCTCTCGGGCTTCAACAGGCCGGCAAGCGCCTACGACATCGCTGAGGCGGTCTCGAACGAGCAGGGCCGGCGCGTCGCCGCCAACAGCGTCTATCGCATCCTCGACCTCTTCGTCGGCGCGAACCTCGCCCGCCGGGTCGAGAGCGCGAACGCCTATGTGGCGAATGCGCATCCCGACTGCCTGCACGACTGCATCTTCCTGATCTGCGATAGTTGCGGGCAGGCCGTGCACATCGATGACGACAGCCTCTCCGGCGGCGTTCGGAAAGCGGCGGAATCTGCCGGCTTTTCCAATCAGCGTCCGGTCATCGAAGTCCGCGGCACGTGCGGCGATTGCGGCGACGGCAACAGCTGA
- a CDS encoding COX15/CtaA family protein, whose translation MDSALPRSQSVAAASTKRPLAISNWLMTVAGMVFLMVVVGGITRLTESGLSITEWKPVTGAIPPLTHADWQRAFQLYQQTPEYREINGPAGMTLSQFKFIFFWEWLHRLIGRLIGVVFALPLLWFAAKRAIPQGYGWKLVGLLVLGGLQGALGWYMVMSGLVDRTDVSHFRLSAHLLLALTIMAACIWVALDLRQVAHTPDSRPALLKGAAVATLGVLFLQLLLGAWVAGLNAGQVANDWPTMQGRFFPEGVDWSQGALHAFTNDPFLIHFVHRWWAWIVVAVLAIFARSLKKLDGGKAASIAIHSAFGTQILLGIFTVLSGVAIWLAALHQAVGASLVAATVWGAHVFGRRTA comes from the coding sequence ATGGACTCGGCACTCCCCCGCTCGCAATCCGTCGCGGCAGCTTCGACCAAGCGTCCGCTCGCCATCTCCAACTGGCTGATGACCGTCGCGGGAATGGTCTTCCTGATGGTCGTGGTCGGCGGCATCACCCGGCTCACCGAAAGCGGCCTTTCGATCACTGAGTGGAAGCCGGTCACGGGAGCCATCCCGCCACTGACCCATGCCGACTGGCAGCGCGCCTTCCAGCTCTACCAGCAGACCCCAGAGTATCGCGAGATCAACGGGCCGGCCGGGATGACGCTGTCCCAGTTCAAGTTCATCTTCTTTTGGGAATGGCTGCATCGCCTGATCGGGCGGCTGATCGGCGTCGTGTTCGCCCTGCCCCTGCTCTGGTTCGCAGCGAAGCGCGCCATCCCGCAGGGCTACGGCTGGAAGCTCGTCGGCCTCCTCGTGCTCGGAGGGCTTCAGGGCGCGCTCGGCTGGTACATGGTCATGTCCGGCCTCGTGGACCGCACGGACGTCAGCCATTTCCGCCTGTCGGCGCACCTTCTGCTGGCACTCACCATCATGGCCGCGTGCATCTGGGTCGCGCTCGATCTCAGGCAGGTCGCCCACACTCCGGATAGCCGGCCTGCGCTGCTGAAAGGCGCCGCCGTTGCGACGCTTGGAGTGCTGTTCCTCCAGCTGCTCCTCGGCGCCTGGGTGGCCGGTCTCAATGCCGGTCAGGTCGCGAACGACTGGCCGACGATGCAGGGCCGCTTCTTCCCCGAAGGTGTCGACTGGAGCCAGGGCGCGCTCCATGCCTTCACCAACGATCCCTTCCTCATCCACTTCGTCCACCGCTGGTGGGCGTGGATCGTGGTCGCGGTGCTCGCGATCTTTGCGCGGAGCCTCAAGAAGCTGGATGGCGGCAAGGCGGCTTCGATCGCCATCCATTCGGCCTTCGGAACGCAGATCCTGCTCGGTATCTTCACTGTGCTGAGCGGCGTCGCCATCTGGCTCGCAGCCCTTCACCAAGCAGTGGGTGCAAGCCTCGTCGCGGCGACGGTCTGGGGCGCCCACGTCTTCGGACGCCGGACCGCATGA
- a CDS encoding TlyA family RNA methyltransferase encodes MRADQLLVSRGLAESRTRAQALIMAGAVFSGEKKLTKAGDMLAEDAALEVRGKDHPWVSRGGIKLDHGLTHFAFDVADATALDVGSSTGGFTDVLLCRGAAKVYAVDVGTNQLAWKLRQDPRVIVHEQTNARNLTAKLLPEPVDIVVCDASFISLAKVLEAPLKLAKPRAKLVALVKPQFEAGREEVGKGGVVRDPDVHERVCTAAKDWVASQGWDVLGVTPSPITGPEGNVEFLLGAVKNG; translated from the coding sequence ATCCGGGCAGACCAGCTGCTGGTTAGCCGCGGGCTGGCGGAGAGCCGGACCCGGGCACAGGCCCTCATCATGGCCGGTGCCGTGTTCAGCGGCGAGAAGAAGCTGACGAAGGCCGGCGACATGCTGGCCGAGGATGCGGCGTTGGAGGTGCGCGGCAAGGATCATCCGTGGGTCTCGCGAGGCGGCATCAAGCTCGATCACGGGCTGACGCACTTCGCTTTCGATGTGGCAGACGCGACAGCGCTCGATGTCGGCAGCTCGACCGGCGGCTTTACGGACGTCCTGCTCTGCCGGGGCGCGGCGAAGGTCTACGCAGTGGATGTCGGGACGAACCAGCTGGCGTGGAAGCTTCGGCAGGATCCGCGCGTGATCGTCCATGAGCAGACGAACGCCCGCAACCTGACCGCCAAGCTTCTGCCCGAGCCCGTCGATATCGTCGTGTGCGACGCCAGCTTCATCAGTCTCGCCAAGGTGCTCGAAGCGCCTCTCAAGCTCGCCAAACCCCGCGCGAAGCTCGTCGCGCTCGTGAAGCCGCAGTTCGAGGCCGGGCGCGAGGAAGTCGGCAAAGGCGGCGTCGTCAGGGACCCAGACGTGCACGAACGCGTCTGCACCGCGGCCAAAGACTGGGTTGCGTCGCAAGGTTGGGACGTGCTCGGCGTAACCCCGAGCCCGATCACGGGCCCGGAAGGCAATGTCGAATTCCTGTTGGGAGCGGTAAAGAATGGCTGA
- a CDS encoding ROK family protein, whose translation MAELPFAGVELGGTKCVCTLGRSPDEILRQETVATTVPDETLGTIEALLREWSRDGIASLGINSFGPVDLGPDSPTWGFITNTTKPEWSGTDVARRLASAAGTKVAFDTDVNGAARAEMRWGAGRGFDDFAYITVGTGIGVGLVVNGKPTRGFAHSELGHIRPVRLAGDDWPGACSFHGACAEGLASGPAIKARLGSRAIASIAPDDPVWETVAYALAQLCHSIVCAACPMRIAIGGGVMERQPHLLARVQEMLIESLNSYVALPRADYVVAPELGAQAGPMGSIALAMDALAA comes from the coding sequence ATGGCGGAATTGCCGTTCGCGGGGGTCGAGCTCGGCGGCACCAAATGCGTCTGCACACTGGGGCGATCGCCGGATGAGATCCTGCGTCAGGAGACCGTCGCGACGACCGTGCCTGACGAGACGCTGGGGACGATCGAGGCGCTCCTCAGGGAATGGTCGCGGGACGGCATTGCTTCACTCGGCATCAACAGCTTCGGACCCGTCGATCTTGGTCCGGATTCGCCGACCTGGGGCTTCATTACGAACACAACCAAGCCGGAATGGTCGGGCACCGACGTCGCCCGCAGGCTCGCGAGCGCGGCCGGCACCAAGGTGGCGTTCGATACGGACGTGAACGGTGCCGCCCGAGCCGAAATGCGATGGGGTGCCGGACGCGGCTTCGACGATTTCGCCTACATTACGGTCGGGACCGGTATCGGCGTGGGGCTCGTCGTGAACGGCAAGCCGACGCGTGGCTTCGCCCATAGTGAGCTTGGCCATATCCGCCCGGTTCGTCTTGCGGGAGACGACTGGCCGGGCGCGTGCAGCTTTCACGGCGCCTGCGCCGAGGGCTTGGCGTCGGGCCCGGCGATCAAAGCGCGCCTTGGCTCGCGCGCCATCGCCTCGATCGCGCCCGATGATCCGGTGTGGGAAACCGTTGCGTACGCACTGGCTCAACTTTGCCACTCGATTGTCTGCGCGGCCTGCCCAATGCGCATCGCGATTGGAGGCGGGGTCATGGAGCGCCAGCCGCACCTGCTTGCACGCGTGCAGGAGATGCTGATCGAGAGCCTGAACTCTTACGTGGCCCTCCCGCGCGCCGACTACGTTGTCGCTCCTGAACTCGGCGCGCAGGCGGGGCCTATGGGGTCGATCGCACTCGCGATGGACGCCCTCGCCGCCTAG
- a CDS encoding TspO/MBR family protein: MADPVARRDWWKIAFITVPAIVLAGSLSGWLSNSGYGNHWFAALLKPPFMPPGWAFPVAWTTLYVLMGVSVAMILAEAQGTLRKWGLTLFFVQLAFNFAWSPVFFGARDIKLGAAVIMVMLVLAVGAAAVFRRIRPVAGWLLVPYLLWLCFAWALNTSIDRLNPGAGTSLLG, from the coding sequence ATGGCTGACCCGGTCGCGCGGCGTGATTGGTGGAAGATCGCGTTCATCACCGTTCCGGCGATCGTCCTTGCTGGATCGCTGAGCGGCTGGCTGTCGAACTCGGGCTACGGCAACCACTGGTTCGCGGCGCTTCTGAAACCGCCTTTCATGCCGCCCGGTTGGGCGTTCCCGGTGGCCTGGACCACGCTCTATGTCCTTATGGGTGTCTCGGTCGCGATGATCCTCGCCGAAGCGCAAGGTACGCTGCGCAAGTGGGGCCTCACGCTCTTCTTCGTGCAACTCGCCTTCAACTTCGCCTGGTCGCCGGTCTTCTTCGGAGCGCGCGACATCAAGCTCGGCGCGGCCGTCATCATGGTCATGCTGGTGCTTGCGGTCGGTGCCGCCGCGGTGTTCCGCCGCATTCGTCCGGTCGCCGGATGGCTGCTCGTACCATACCTGCTCTGGCTGTGCTTCGCCTGGGCGCTGAACACGAGCATCGACCGGCTGAATCCGGGTGCCGGTACGTCGCTCCTCGGCTGA
- the dxs gene encoding 1-deoxy-D-xylulose-5-phosphate synthase: MSDRPETPLLDTVQYPDDIRKLDRNQLPQLAEELRQEVISAVSVTGGHLGAGLGVVELTVAIHYVFDTPNDKLIWDVGHQAYPHKIVTGRRDRIRTLRQGGGLSGFTKRSESDYDPFGAAHSSTSISAALGFAIANKLSDSPGKAIAVIGDGAMSAGMAYEAMNNAAAAGNRLVVILNDNDMSIAPPVGSLRNSLARLVSSGKYLAPRRLAQKLARAMPEPLHVAARRMEEYARGLVTGGTLFDELGFYYVGPVDGHDVRALVEVLENVRDAPEGPMLVHVVTKKGKGYGPAESAADKYHGVVKFDVVSGVQAKAAPGAPSYTGVFAKALIGEAERDDKIVAITAAMPSGTGLDKFEEKFPDRTFDVGIAEQHAVTFAAGLAAQGYRPFCAIYSTFLQRAYDQVVHDVAIQNLPVRFAMDRAGLVGADGATHAGSFDLAYLCTLPNFVVMAAADEAELVHMVHTMALHDSGPSAVRYPRGEGRGIPMPEIPERLAIGKGRIVKQGNKVAILSLGTRLAEAEKAAEQLEAKGLSTTVADLRFAKPLDEELIRKLLTTHEVAVTVEEASIGGLGAHVLTLASDEGLVDAGLKIRTMRLPDTFQDHDKPEKQYDEAGLNAPHIVETVLKALRVNSAGVEEVRA; encoded by the coding sequence ATGTCCGACCGGCCAGAAACACCGTTGCTCGATACGGTCCAGTATCCCGATGACATCCGGAAGCTGGATCGAAACCAACTTCCGCAGCTTGCCGAAGAGCTCAGGCAGGAAGTCATTTCCGCCGTGTCCGTCACGGGCGGGCACCTCGGCGCAGGCCTTGGCGTTGTCGAGCTGACGGTCGCCATCCATTATGTGTTCGACACGCCCAACGACAAACTGATCTGGGACGTCGGCCACCAGGCCTATCCGCACAAGATCGTCACCGGCCGCCGCGATCGCATCCGCACGCTTCGCCAGGGCGGGGGCCTCTCCGGCTTCACCAAGCGCAGCGAGAGCGATTACGACCCGTTCGGCGCCGCGCACAGCTCCACCTCCATCTCGGCAGCCCTGGGCTTCGCGATTGCCAACAAGCTGTCGGATTCACCCGGAAAGGCGATCGCGGTCATCGGCGACGGCGCCATGAGCGCCGGCATGGCGTATGAAGCGATGAACAACGCCGCGGCCGCGGGAAACCGGCTGGTCGTCATTCTCAACGACAATGACATGTCGATTGCGCCGCCGGTCGGAAGCCTGCGCAACTCGCTCGCGCGGCTGGTGAGCTCGGGCAAATATCTCGCTCCTCGCCGCCTCGCGCAGAAGCTCGCTCGCGCCATGCCGGAGCCGCTGCACGTCGCGGCGCGCCGCATGGAGGAATATGCCCGCGGTCTGGTCACCGGGGGCACGCTCTTCGACGAGCTCGGGTTCTATTATGTCGGGCCCGTCGACGGGCATGACGTCCGCGCCCTCGTCGAGGTGCTGGAAAACGTCCGCGATGCGCCCGAAGGGCCCATGCTGGTCCACGTCGTCACCAAGAAGGGCAAGGGCTACGGTCCGGCGGAGAGCGCAGCCGACAAGTATCACGGCGTGGTCAAGTTCGACGTGGTCTCGGGTGTCCAGGCGAAGGCCGCGCCGGGGGCGCCAAGCTACACCGGCGTCTTCGCCAAGGCTCTGATCGGAGAGGCGGAGCGGGACGACAAGATCGTCGCGATCACCGCCGCGATGCCATCCGGCACCGGGCTCGACAAGTTCGAGGAGAAGTTCCCCGACCGCACGTTCGACGTCGGCATCGCCGAACAGCACGCCGTTACCTTCGCGGCGGGCCTCGCGGCGCAGGGCTACCGGCCCTTCTGCGCCATCTATTCGACCTTCCTGCAGCGCGCCTACGACCAGGTCGTCCACGACGTCGCCATCCAGAACCTGCCCGTGCGGTTCGCGATGGACCGTGCGGGTCTTGTCGGAGCCGACGGAGCAACGCACGCGGGCAGCTTCGACCTCGCCTACCTCTGCACACTGCCGAACTTCGTCGTGATGGCTGCGGCGGACGAGGCCGAGCTGGTGCACATGGTCCACACCATGGCCCTGCACGACAGCGGGCCGAGTGCAGTCCGCTATCCGCGCGGCGAGGGCAGGGGCATCCCGATGCCCGAAATCCCGGAGCGGCTAGCGATCGGCAAAGGCCGCATCGTCAAGCAGGGCAACAAGGTCGCCATCCTGTCGCTCGGCACGCGCCTCGCGGAAGCCGAGAAGGCGGCGGAGCAACTGGAGGCGAAGGGCCTGTCGACGACCGTCGCCGACCTGCGCTTCGCCAAGCCGCTGGACGAGGAATTGATCCGCAAGCTGCTGACGACGCACGAAGTGGCCGTCACCGTTGAGGAGGCGTCCATCGGTGGTCTCGGCGCTCATGTCCTGACGCTGGCGAGCGATGAAGGGCTCGTCGATGCCGGCCTCAAGATCCGCACCATGCGCCTGCCTGACACCTTCCAGGACCATGACAAGCCCGAGAAGCAGTACGACGAGGCGGGCCTCAACGCCCCGCATATCGTCGAGACCGTGCTGAAGGCTCTCCGCGTCAACAGCGCCGGCGTCGAAGAGGTGCGGGCGTAG
- a CDS encoding MerC domain-containing protein gives MAIGLSGLCVVHCVATAVLLGMLSAAGGLLGSPLIHEVGLTFAMLVGSFALGRGILEHGFMMPSAVGSLGLGVMAGALSLPHDGTEATFTVIGVGILALGHQLNRIAGE, from the coding sequence ATGGCGATCGGCCTTTCGGGGCTGTGCGTCGTGCATTGCGTCGCGACCGCGGTTCTGCTCGGCATGCTGTCGGCCGCCGGCGGACTTCTCGGATCGCCGCTGATCCACGAAGTCGGGCTCACTTTCGCGATGTTGGTCGGTTCGTTCGCGCTCGGCCGCGGCATCCTGGAGCATGGCTTTATGATGCCAAGCGCGGTCGGCAGCCTTGGCCTGGGCGTGATGGCAGGTGCACTCAGCCTTCCTCACGATGGCACCGAAGCGACCTTCACCGTCATCGGCGTCGGCATCCTCGCGCTGGGCCATCAGCTGAACCGGATCGCGGGCGAGTAA
- a CDS encoding accessory factor UbiK family protein yields MQSENRMFDDFVKMVNGVAGTMAGMGREAESSMREKMREWMAGADFVSRDEFEAVKAMAAAARDENEILKSRLAALEAKVAGPAAGTKRASKPKDSPETSS; encoded by the coding sequence ATGCAGTCCGAGAACAGGATGTTCGACGACTTCGTAAAGATGGTGAACGGCGTCGCAGGGACGATGGCCGGCATGGGCCGGGAGGCCGAATCCTCCATGCGCGAGAAGATGCGCGAATGGATGGCCGGCGCTGATTTCGTGAGCCGCGACGAGTTCGAGGCCGTGAAGGCAATGGCCGCCGCCGCACGCGACGAGAACGAAATCCTGAAGAGCCGCCTTGCAGCCCTTGAGGCGAAGGTTGCCGGTCCGGCAGCTGGAACCAAGCGCGCGTCCAAGCCCAAGGATAGCCCGGAGACCTCATCCTGA
- a CDS encoding sugar MFS transporter — protein sequence MAQSDTRSATVTSAYAIVTCLFFAWGFITSLVDPLVAAVKGIFQLSDVEAQLSASAFFIAYGVMSLPAAVLLSRRKAVGTVLIALTLMVAGCLIMLAAANIAVYELVLLGLFVLASGITILQVAANPLAAALGTPEKSHFRLTFSQTFNSLGTFIGPYLGAALFLKGVEVKHGSVITDEVRAQSLAGIDRAFFWIAGLIILVGVLIWLGRRVISESAPAASEETARRGVVATLKDAASSPWALFGGLAIFLYVGAEVAIGTQMSFFLNSDRVWGVPLESAAKFVSLYWGGAMVGRLVGSALLTKVPAPKLLAVFTGVACAMCLYVFSVGGVSAGYVALSIGLFNSIMFPVIFTITLERSTASEEATSGFLCFSIIGGAAIPPLVGLVSQNTDYVTALIVPALCYAVLCFFALSAGRARLPQSTVARDTLEPAVVEP from the coding sequence ATGGCGCAATCGGATACTCGTTCGGCAACCGTGACCAGCGCCTACGCGATCGTCACCTGCCTGTTCTTCGCATGGGGCTTCATCACCTCGCTGGTCGATCCTTTGGTCGCCGCGGTGAAGGGCATCTTCCAGCTGAGCGACGTCGAGGCGCAGCTGAGCGCCTCGGCATTCTTCATCGCCTATGGCGTGATGAGCTTGCCCGCCGCCGTGCTCTTGTCGCGCAGGAAGGCCGTTGGGACTGTCCTGATCGCGCTGACGCTCATGGTCGCCGGCTGCCTCATCATGCTCGCCGCGGCGAACATCGCCGTCTACGAGCTGGTGCTTCTCGGCCTGTTCGTCCTCGCGAGCGGCATCACCATCCTGCAGGTCGCGGCGAACCCGCTGGCAGCGGCCCTTGGAACGCCCGAGAAGAGCCACTTCCGCCTGACCTTCAGCCAGACTTTCAACAGCCTTGGCACGTTCATCGGCCCGTACCTCGGCGCCGCGCTTTTCCTGAAGGGCGTCGAGGTGAAGCACGGCTCCGTCATCACTGACGAGGTCCGCGCGCAATCGCTTGCCGGCATCGATCGCGCCTTCTTCTGGATCGCGGGCCTCATCATCCTCGTCGGCGTACTCATCTGGCTCGGCCGCCGCGTCATCAGCGAGTCCGCTCCTGCCGCTTCGGAAGAGACCGCGCGGCGCGGTGTAGTCGCCACTCTGAAGGACGCGGCATCGTCGCCATGGGCGCTGTTCGGCGGCCTCGCGATTTTCCTCTACGTCGGCGCCGAAGTGGCCATCGGCACGCAGATGTCCTTTTTCCTCAACAGCGATCGCGTCTGGGGCGTCCCGCTCGAAAGCGCCGCTAAGTTCGTCAGCCTCTATTGGGGCGGCGCGATGGTCGGCCGGCTCGTCGGCTCGGCGCTTCTCACCAAGGTCCCGGCGCCCAAGCTCCTTGCGGTCTTTACCGGCGTGGCCTGCGCCATGTGCCTGTACGTCTTCTCGGTAGGTGGCGTCAGCGCGGGCTATGTCGCTTTGTCGATCGGCCTGTTCAACTCGATCATGTTCCCGGTGATCTTCACGATCACGCTGGAGCGCTCGACCGCATCGGAAGAGGCAACGTCCGGCTTCCTCTGCTTCTCGATCATCGGCGGCGCAGCGATCCCGCCGCTCGTCGGCCTGGTATCGCAGAACACGGATTACGTGACCGCGCTGATCGTCCCGGCGCTCTGCTATGCGGTGCTGTGCTTCTTCGCTTTGTCGGCAGGGCGGGCACGGTTGCCGCAGTCGACGGTTGCACGGGACACGCTCGAACCGGCCGTCGTCGAGCCGTGA
- a CDS encoding YbjN domain-containing protein — MSDEETQEERDDGAPIEVLEQYFEARGWACERSAEGEIVASATGSWTQYELRGVWRPEDQVLQFLAFPDIKATPEKRQALYESLGLINEQLWLGHFEMWSGSGLIVFRHATILDTRESDGLSLDQAEAIIEAAMEECERFYPVFQFVLWGGKSPGEAIAAALIDTHGEA, encoded by the coding sequence CTGAGCGACGAAGAAACCCAGGAAGAGCGGGACGACGGCGCTCCTATCGAGGTTCTCGAGCAATATTTCGAGGCGCGGGGCTGGGCGTGCGAGCGTTCGGCCGAGGGCGAGATCGTCGCCTCGGCGACCGGCAGCTGGACGCAGTACGAGCTGCGCGGCGTTTGGCGCCCGGAGGACCAGGTTCTGCAGTTCCTGGCCTTCCCGGACATCAAGGCGACGCCGGAAAAGCGCCAGGCCCTCTATGAGTCCCTCGGCCTCATCAACGAGCAGCTTTGGCTCGGGCATTTCGAAATGTGGTCCGGCTCGGGCCTCATCGTGTTTCGGCACGCGACCATCCTCGACACGCGCGAAAGCGACGGCCTAAGCCTCGACCAGGCTGAGGCCATCATCGAAGCCGCGATGGAAGAATGCGAGCGCTTCTATCCGGTCTTCCAGTTCGTCCTCTGGGGCGGAAAATCGCCGGGCGAAGCCATCGCCGCGGCGCTCATCGATACTCACGGGGAGGCTTAG
- a CDS encoding pyrroline-5-carboxylate reductase family protein yields MSGAMVEGWRLAGLDLSNAVAIRPSGRPVEGLRVVTNFADAGLPPRLVILGVKPQQLDEVGPKLAGWITSKTTLVSILAGVEAKSLRERFPKAGVIVRAIPNLPVSIRRGVIGLYSEEVSEELGFELSQLFAMLGYAMWSSSESALAAIGSVAGAGPAYVARFIDALAKAGVDRGLTQELAQTVALETVLGTSWMAATTQESMDEMVRRVASPNGTTEAGLAVLSRDDVFDKLITLTISAASRRGSELAEEARRSSLLAEPQGTA; encoded by the coding sequence ATGTCCGGAGCCATGGTCGAAGGCTGGCGCCTTGCCGGGCTGGACCTGAGCAACGCCGTAGCGATCAGGCCGAGCGGCCGCCCGGTCGAAGGGCTTCGCGTCGTCACGAACTTCGCCGACGCGGGTCTGCCGCCGCGGCTGGTGATCCTCGGCGTCAAGCCGCAGCAGCTCGACGAGGTCGGGCCGAAGCTTGCCGGCTGGATCACGTCGAAGACGACTCTCGTCTCAATCCTGGCCGGTGTCGAAGCCAAGAGCCTGCGCGAGCGCTTTCCGAAGGCCGGCGTGATCGTTCGCGCCATTCCCAACCTTCCGGTTTCGATCCGCCGCGGCGTGATCGGCCTATACAGCGAGGAAGTCTCCGAGGAGCTCGGCTTCGAGCTTTCGCAGCTGTTCGCCATGCTGGGCTATGCGATGTGGAGCAGTAGCGAGAGCGCGCTCGCGGCGATCGGGTCCGTGGCTGGCGCCGGACCGGCCTATGTCGCACGCTTCATCGACGCGCTCGCCAAGGCGGGCGTCGACCGCGGCCTTACGCAGGAACTGGCGCAGACGGTTGCGCTGGAGACGGTGCTGGGTACCTCATGGATGGCGGCCACCACACAGGAGAGCATGGACGAGATGGTCCGGCGGGTCGCCAGTCCGAACGGCACGACCGAGGCTGGCCTCGCGGTTCTCAGCCGCGACGACGTCTTCGACAAGCTGATCACGCTGACGATCAGCGCAGCTTCGCGCCGCGGTTCCGAGCTTGCCGAAGAGGCGCGCCGCTCGTCGCTCCTCGCCGAGCCGCAGGGAACGGCATAG
- a CDS encoding aspartyl protease family protein, translating into MRVLSAVAIVGLCAALPAAAQPTRTQQYDAVSKPEAVDSQTQATDLKFKQDAYDRMTVAVRVAGYGPYRFLIDTGADRTAISTQLASRLHLKDGRKTVLHTVTGESLIGTANVPVLDMTANRVRNVDAALLESEHIGADGILGLDSLRSQRILFDFKQQTLTMVPADAKMPVDKDTIVVTGRVKNGRLILADALLEGRQVTLVVDTGAQVSIGNEALRQKMSRGGRLKRAVPVELQSVTGEKLVGEYMMVHELNVGGVTMKDLPIVFANSHAFKRLGLDSRPALLLGMNALRSFDKVSIDFAKKKLRVVLPEEGSLERSAFAKL; encoded by the coding sequence ATGCGTGTTCTATCGGCCGTAGCGATTGTGGGCCTTTGCGCAGCCTTGCCGGCTGCCGCGCAGCCGACGAGGACCCAGCAATACGACGCTGTGTCCAAGCCCGAAGCCGTCGACAGCCAGACGCAGGCGACCGACCTCAAGTTCAAGCAGGACGCCTACGACCGGATGACGGTCGCCGTGCGCGTGGCCGGTTATGGTCCCTACAGGTTCCTCATCGACACCGGCGCGGATCGGACCGCCATTTCGACGCAATTGGCGAGCCGCCTGCATTTGAAGGACGGCCGCAAGACGGTGCTGCATACCGTGACCGGTGAATCCTTGATCGGCACTGCGAACGTCCCGGTGCTCGACATGACGGCCAACCGGGTTCGCAATGTGGACGCCGCGCTTCTCGAATCCGAGCATATCGGCGCCGACGGTATACTCGGCCTGGATTCCCTACGGTCGCAGCGCATCCTCTTCGACTTCAAGCAGCAGACGCTGACGATGGTGCCGGCGGACGCCAAGATGCCGGTCGACAAGGACACGATCGTCGTGACGGGCAGGGTCAAGAACGGCCGCCTGATCCTCGCCGACGCTTTGCTCGAAGGGCGCCAAGTCACCTTGGTTGTCGATACGGGCGCTCAGGTGTCGATCGGCAACGAGGCGCTCCGCCAGAAAATGAGCCGCGGTGGCAGGCTTAAGAGGGCGGTGCCGGTCGAGCTGCAGTCCGTGACCGGCGAGAAGCTGGTCGGCGAATATATGATGGTTCACGAGCTCAACGTGGGCGGCGTGACCATGAAGGACCTGCCGATCGTCTTCGCAAACTCCCACGCTTTCAAGCGCCTTGGCCTCGATTCCCGGCCCGCTCTGCTGCTCGGGATGAATGCCTTGCGGAGCTTCGACAAGGTTTCGATCGACTTTGCCAAGAAGAAGCTTCGGGTCGTGCTTCCCGAGGAAGGTTCGCTAGAGCGGTCCGCTTTCGCGAAGCTCTGA
- the cutA gene encoding divalent-cation tolerance protein CutA, which yields MSVVSVYAIFANADEAERIGRAVVEEGLAACINILGPCRSIYRWRGTVESAEEVPAILKTTRDRADALITRIAGLHSYDVPCVAVWPIHKLLQSYAEWVEDSVG from the coding sequence ATGAGCGTCGTCTCGGTCTACGCCATCTTCGCCAACGCCGACGAGGCGGAGCGGATCGGCCGGGCCGTCGTCGAGGAAGGCCTCGCCGCCTGCATCAACATCCTCGGCCCTTGTCGCTCGATCTACCGCTGGCGCGGCACGGTCGAGAGCGCGGAGGAAGTGCCTGCAATCCTCAAGACGACGCGGGACCGCGCGGACGCGCTGATCACGCGTATCGCCGGATTGCACAGCTACGACGTGCCGTGCGTTGCCGTGTGGCCCATCCACAAGCTCCTGCAGAGCTACGCCGAATGGGTCGAGGACAGCGTCGGCTAG